The genomic DNA TGCTTGGCAAGGATGTGCTGGGCATCGCCCAGACCGGAACCGGCAAGACCGCTTCCTTCGTGCTGCCGATGCTGACCCGGCTGGAAAAAGGCCGCGCCCGCGCCCGCATGCCGCGCACGCTGATCCTCGAGCCGACGCGCGAACTGGCGGCGCAGGTCGAAGAGAACTTCATCAAATACGGCAAGAACCACAAGCTCAACATCGCGCTCCTGATCGGCGGCGTCTCCTTCGACGAGCAGGACAAGAAGCTGGAGCGCGGCGCAGACGTGCTGATCGCGACGCCCGGCCGCCTGCTCGACCACCGCGAGCGCGGCAAGCTCCTGCTCAACGGCGTCGAGATCCTCGTCATCGACGAGGCCGACCGCATGCTCGACATGGGCTTCATCCCCGACATCGAGCGCATATGCGAGATGATCCCGTTCACGCGCCAGACGCTGTTCTTCTCGGCGACCATGCCGCCGGAGATCACCAAGCTCACCGAAAAGTTCCTGCACGCGCCGGTGCGCGTCGAGGTTTCCAGGGCCGCCTCCACCGCGACCAGCATCACGCAGCGCCTGGTGAAGTCAGGCTCCAAGCCGTGGGAAAAGCGCGAGACGCTGCGCAACCTGATGAAGGCCGAGAGCGACGGGCTGAAGAACGCCATCATCTTCTGCAACCGCAAGGTCGAGGTGTCGGAGCTTTTCCGCTCGCTGCTGAAACATGATTTCGATGCCGGCGCATTGCATGGCGATATGGACCAGCGCGCGCGCATGCAGATGCTCGCCAATTTCCGCGACGGCAAGCTGCGCTATCTCGTCGCCTCGGACGTCGCCGCGCGCGGCCTCGATATTCCGGACGTCAGCCATGTCTTCAATTACGACGTGCCGATCCATGCAGAGGACTATGTCCACCGCATCGGCCGCACCGGCCGCGCCGGCCGTTCCGGCAAGTCCTTCACCATCGCAACCCGCTCCGACACCAAATATGTCGATGCCATCGAAAGGCTGATCGGCACCAAGATCGAATGGCATGACGGCGACCTGTCGACGGTTACCGAGAGCGAAGGCGAGGATTCGCCGCGCCGTGGCCGCGGCGCGCCGCGGCGCGCCGGCCGCAAGGATGAGGACCGCAAGGACCGGGGCGAGCGCAAGAAGGACCGTCACGCCAAGCGTGAAGAGACGCCCGACACCGCGCGCGAAGAGCAGCCCGTCGCCGAAGTGGCCGATATCGCCGAGCGCCGCGCCCGCAAGGACGCGATCCGCTCAGAGAACGAGCGCAAAGGCTCGGGCAATCGTCACGAGCAGCGCGGCGACGCCCGTGCGCAACGCGACCGCCCTGCCCGCCATCGCCAGGAAGAAGACGATGCAACCGTCGGCTTCGGCGACGACGTGCCGGCCTTCATGCGGATCGTCGCGAAGGTCTGAAGTCGATACCAGCATAGCCCGGAATGAAAACGGCCCCTGAGCGGGGCCGTTTCTTTTTTGCTGTCGCTTCGCCTGAAGCAATTCAGCCAAAGGCAGTGCCTTACATCGGACCTGGCATCATCTTGGTCGGCTTCTCCAGCATCGGGAACTCGGCCTTGGTGCATTTCACGTTCGGGTTCGTCGGGGCGAACATGCCGTTCGGATTATCCCTGAACAGCCAGGCATGCAGGTCGTAGTGGACGAACTCCTTCGGGATCAGCGGATAGTGCCCCTCCATCGGTCCCATGAATTTCTGGCCAAACAGGCTCGGTGCTTCCTTGACGTCCGGTGTCAGCGGCACCAGCCATTCCACGCCGACCAGTTTCAAGCCTTTCTTCGTCGGCTCGTAGATCAGGACGTTGGGTTTCATCGGGTCTAGTGGCTTGCCAACGCTCGGGACGTTGACGAAATGGACGCCCATGGCGCCTTTCGGATAGTCCATCGTGCCCGGTATCTTCTCGCCGCTGTAGTAGACGCAGCCTTCGGTCGATAGATAGAGGTCGCGGATGGCGGCCGTGTAGTCCTCATATTTGGCCAGCGATTTTTTCAAGGCTTCGATGTCGGCCTTGTTGGCCTCCTCGGCTTGAGCCGCGGCCGCGCCTAGCCACGCGCCCAAGAGACCAGTCAAAACGAGGACGCCGCAGCGCCCAAGGCGAGCAGTTCTTGTCATGCATTCCTCCCAGATTTCTGATCTGGCCGTGCAAGACCGAGGCGGAAAAAATGCTTGTCGCGCGGCCAGTTGCCGCCTCATCCCCGCTGGAACAGGATTGATGCTAGTCCTTTCTCGAGCTCCGGAAAAGCATCATTTAGAGGAAGCTAATGGCCTAAGACTTTTGACCCAACCTGGAGTCCCGCAAAAATAAAAAACGGCCTCTTCCGAGGCCGTTTTGCTTGGTGGAGTTGATCCGCCGGAAGCGGTTCTTCTCAGGTGAGCGGCGAAAGCTGGATCTCGACCCGCCGGTTCTGAGCGCGGCCCTGAGCCGTCGCGTTGGACGCGATCGGGCGCGTCTTGCCGAAGCCGGTGACGGCGAAGCGGCGGGAATCGACGCCCTGGCCGGAGAGATAGTTGGCGACAGCAAGCGCGCGACGCTGCGACAGGTCGAAATTGTGCTCGTCGCCGCCGGTCGAATCGGTGTGGCCGAAGACGTCGACAGTGGTCTGGCGGAACTTGTTCAGCACCAGCGCCACCGAGTTCAGCACCGGATAGAAGCCGGGCTTCACCGCGTCCTGGTCGACGTTGAAGGTGATGTCGGACGGCATGTTGAGGATGATCTGGTCGCCGCTGCGGGTGACGCTCACTCCGGTGCCCTGCAACTGACGACGGAGCTCAGCTTCGTTCTGGTCCATCGTCGCGCCGATCGCGCCGCCGGCAAGCGCGCCGATACCCGCGCCGATCAGCGCGTTGCGACGATCATTGCCGCCGGCCAGCAGACCGAGGCTGGCACCCGCCAGAGCGCCAAGGCCGGCACCGGCCGCCGTGTTGGAAATCTTCTGGTCGCCAGTATACGGATCGGTGGTGGTGCAGGCGCTCACGAGCACAGCCGTCGCCACGACGACGAGCACGGTCTTCTTCATAAGATGGTCCCTCTCCAAATCGCGACCGTTGCGGCCGCGCCAAATCAGCCCTTCCGCACGCCTTGTAACATGAAATGCGGCAAAAAGCGGAACGGCAAAGCTCTACCAGAGGTTCTTGCCGTCGATCACCACCACTTCGACCTTGTCCAGGTCGAAATCGTCGAACAGGCGGGAGTTGACGCTGATTTTCGGGTTGTCGAAGTCGGGCTCACCGGTCGACCAGTCGGGGGTTTCGGTGAAGGTGCCGCAGCCGCAGACGGCGCAGAAGCCATGTTTGATGGTTTTCGAGCCCCAGCGGTAGAAGGATACGTTTTC from Mesorhizobium sp. M1E.F.Ca.ET.045.02.1.1 includes the following:
- a CDS encoding OmpA family protein, translating into MKKTVLVVVATAVLVSACTTTDPYTGDQKISNTAAGAGLGALAGASLGLLAGGNDRRNALIGAGIGALAGGAIGATMDQNEAELRRQLQGTGVSVTRSGDQIILNMPSDITFNVDQDAVKPGFYPVLNSVALVLNKFRQTTVDVFGHTDSTGGDEHNFDLSQRRALAVANYLSGQGVDSRRFAVTGFGKTRPIASNATAQGRAQNRRVEIQLSPLT
- a CDS encoding GFA family protein: MVIKGSCHCKATTFEVSQAPQTVTQCTCSFCSKRGSLWAYYVPSQFKLTSPPENVSFYRWGSKTIKHGFCAVCGCGTFTETPDWSTGEPDFDNPKISVNSRLFDDFDLDKVEVVVIDGKNLW
- a CDS encoding DEAD/DEAH box helicase is translated as MSSDTTTAQEALTFTDLGLSPKVLSAVTDAGYTKPTPIQAGAIPHALLGKDVLGIAQTGTGKTASFVLPMLTRLEKGRARARMPRTLILEPTRELAAQVEENFIKYGKNHKLNIALLIGGVSFDEQDKKLERGADVLIATPGRLLDHRERGKLLLNGVEILVIDEADRMLDMGFIPDIERICEMIPFTRQTLFFSATMPPEITKLTEKFLHAPVRVEVSRAASTATSITQRLVKSGSKPWEKRETLRNLMKAESDGLKNAIIFCNRKVEVSELFRSLLKHDFDAGALHGDMDQRARMQMLANFRDGKLRYLVASDVAARGLDIPDVSHVFNYDVPIHAEDYVHRIGRTGRAGRSGKSFTIATRSDTKYVDAIERLIGTKIEWHDGDLSTVTESEGEDSPRRGRGAPRRAGRKDEDRKDRGERKKDRHAKREETPDTAREEQPVAEVADIAERRARKDAIRSENERKGSGNRHEQRGDARAQRDRPARHRQEEDDATVGFGDDVPAFMRIVAKV